A window from Hemicordylus capensis ecotype Gifberg chromosome 2, rHemCap1.1.pri, whole genome shotgun sequence encodes these proteins:
- the POLE4 gene encoding DNA polymerase epsilon subunit 4 isoform X1, whose protein sequence is MAAAAAAASGAAEATSAAPAEDSEAAAVVATASSGGATAAAAAAAAGTVPPPAPSIPRPARLPLARVRALVKADPDVSLASQEAVFILARAAELFVETIAKDAYVYAQQGKRKTLQRKDLGLLCFPVADNAIEAIDEFAFLEGTLD, encoded by the exons atggcggcggcggcggcggcggcatcagGAGCTGCTGAAGCAACGAGTGCCGCGCCAGCGGAAGATTctgaggcggcggcagtggtggcaACGGCAAGCAGTGGTGGGGCgacagcggcggcggcagcagcagcagcaggcaccgTCCCCCCTCCCGCGCCGAGCATCCCCCGTCCAGCGCGGCTGCCCCTCGCGAGAGTGAGAGCGCTGGTCAAGGCCGACCCAGACGTCAGCCTGGCCAGCCAGGAGGCGGTCTTCATCTTGGCCCGCGCCGCG GAGTTATTTGTGGAAACCATTGCAAAAGATGCCTATGTATACGCACAGCAAGGAAAAAGGAAAACTCTCCAAAGAAAAGACCTAG gacTTTTGTGTTTTCCTGTTGCAGATAATGCCATTGAAGCAATAGATGAGTTTGCATTTTTGGAAG GTACTCTGGACTGA
- the POLE4 gene encoding DNA polymerase epsilon subunit 4 isoform X2, producing MAAAAAAASGAAEATSAAPAEDSEAAAVVATASSGGATAAAAAAAAGTVPPPAPSIPRPARLPLARVRALVKADPDVSLASQEAVFILARAAELFVETIAKDAYVYAQQGKRKTLQRKDLDNAIEAIDEFAFLEGTLD from the exons atggcggcggcggcggcggcggcatcagGAGCTGCTGAAGCAACGAGTGCCGCGCCAGCGGAAGATTctgaggcggcggcagtggtggcaACGGCAAGCAGTGGTGGGGCgacagcggcggcggcagcagcagcagcaggcaccgTCCCCCCTCCCGCGCCGAGCATCCCCCGTCCAGCGCGGCTGCCCCTCGCGAGAGTGAGAGCGCTGGTCAAGGCCGACCCAGACGTCAGCCTGGCCAGCCAGGAGGCGGTCTTCATCTTGGCCCGCGCCGCG GAGTTATTTGTGGAAACCATTGCAAAAGATGCCTATGTATACGCACAGCAAGGAAAAAGGAAAACTCTCCAAAGAAAAGACCTAG ATAATGCCATTGAAGCAATAGATGAGTTTGCATTTTTGGAAG GTACTCTGGACTGA